A single genomic interval of Rosistilla ulvae harbors:
- a CDS encoding exopolysaccharide biosynthesis polyprenyl glycosylphosphotransferase, with protein sequence MTTMLMPSPSTSQRSTELQLDPNIAFYLGRRLLMQRIVTCLPLVVVDACVVSGLLALLAVVGAMPAAITSLSAGVVVPVSIGWGLLLASYRMYPAIGVNPAIELKRYTMASTIAACLLAIGVLGFVAFDLASVSMIVLLWIGCLVGLPIARYLARLQLAKTSWWGTRCIVVGDSATEYLNEQKPRQLTQLGYRVLGYVRCSEPYWDQEEGGVETIEYLGPAAELHDICRSLNAATLLVAADQCDYSEDAMGQLGLHIPRIERMEFCSVGFGHDRCPGLAPASHTENGLLQPGNLMLKRCIDLIAVLAAVPVLLPLMAAIGLSIRLSSPGPVFYRHSRVGRYGRTIRVWKFRTMVQNADQVLQSHLAENPELRREWELDHKLKQDPRVTRVGSFLRKTSLDELPQLINVLVGDMSLVGPRPIVTAEIEKYAEAYPLYVAVQPGLTGLWQVSGRNNTTYERRIELDRRYVSSWSVWLDCYILTRTIKTVAFCEGAY encoded by the coding sequence ATGACTACCATGCTGATGCCATCTCCATCGACCTCACAACGGTCGACGGAATTGCAGTTAGATCCTAACATTGCGTTCTACCTAGGGCGACGTTTGCTGATGCAGCGGATCGTGACGTGCCTTCCGCTTGTTGTGGTGGATGCGTGTGTTGTTTCAGGCCTCCTGGCGTTGCTTGCGGTGGTGGGGGCGATGCCCGCGGCGATAACATCGCTCTCGGCGGGCGTGGTGGTTCCCGTCTCGATCGGTTGGGGCTTGTTGCTGGCATCGTATCGGATGTACCCAGCCATCGGAGTCAACCCGGCGATCGAACTGAAACGCTACACGATGGCGTCGACCATCGCTGCGTGTCTGTTGGCGATTGGCGTATTGGGATTCGTCGCGTTCGATTTGGCTAGCGTTTCGATGATCGTGCTTCTCTGGATCGGCTGCTTGGTCGGGTTGCCGATCGCTCGCTATCTGGCTCGACTCCAATTGGCGAAGACCTCTTGGTGGGGAACGCGTTGCATCGTCGTGGGCGATTCCGCGACGGAATATCTGAACGAACAAAAACCTCGCCAACTGACACAGCTTGGGTATCGCGTGCTCGGATACGTTCGCTGCTCGGAGCCCTATTGGGATCAGGAAGAGGGTGGCGTTGAGACGATCGAATACCTCGGTCCGGCCGCGGAATTGCACGACATCTGTCGCAGTCTCAACGCGGCGACGTTGTTGGTCGCCGCAGATCAATGCGATTATTCCGAAGATGCGATGGGCCAGCTTGGATTGCACATCCCTCGAATAGAGCGGATGGAATTTTGTAGTGTCGGTTTCGGACACGATCGATGCCCCGGCTTGGCTCCCGCATCGCACACCGAAAATGGTCTGTTGCAACCGGGCAATCTGATGCTTAAACGATGCATCGATCTGATCGCTGTGTTGGCTGCGGTTCCCGTGCTGTTGCCGTTGATGGCCGCGATCGGGTTATCGATTCGATTGAGCTCGCCGGGACCCGTCTTTTATCGGCACAGCCGTGTGGGGCGGTATGGCCGCACGATCCGCGTTTGGAAATTTCGCACAATGGTCCAAAATGCGGACCAGGTTTTGCAGAGCCATCTAGCGGAAAACCCCGAATTGCGTCGCGAGTGGGAACTCGATCACAAACTGAAACAAGATCCTCGTGTCACCCGCGTCGGTTCGTTTTTGCGAAAGACCAGTCTGGATGAATTGCCGCAATTGATCAATGTTTTGGTTGGCGACATGAGTCTGGTCGGCCCGCGGCCGATCGTCACTGCAGAGATCGAAAAATATGCGGAAGCCTACCCGCTGTACGTTGCCGTCCAGCCCGGGCTGACCGGACTGTGGCAGGTCAGCGGTCGCAACAACACTACCTATGAACGACGCATCGAACTCGATCGCCGGTATGTCAGTTCGTGGTCGGTTTGG
- a CDS encoding carbohydrate porin → MSASDTGCGCLSCQGLQSCSMCQSLDRIRKSFADCGITMENNVTQFYMGTPSGGLNSDFEYARHGDYVMNFDFGKMGVQEGLFLKLRAEHRTGDSVSRNTGAIMPATIEADLPVPDSDHVYLTNVLLTQALSESFIVFAGKMDTLDGDANAFAHGRGIRQFSNMAFVSSSLALRTVPYSTLGAGFAFLHEGSPLLSFLVINPTDTANTSGFSELFRDGVTLSSELRVPTNFFGLPGHQLIGGTWSSRDYVELGQDPRVILPNIPIARESGSWSAYWNCDQYLVSDSRNPSRGWGYFARAGVADRDTNPLGYFLSAGLGGSSPLACREHDSFGVGYYYAGTSDKIGALLEAVEGPIGDGQGVELFYNVAVTRAITFTPDFQVLKPARESIDTAVVAGARMNIAF, encoded by the coding sequence ATGAGCGCATCGGATACCGGATGTGGATGCCTGTCCTGCCAGGGGCTGCAATCCTGTTCGATGTGCCAATCGTTGGATCGCATCCGCAAATCGTTTGCCGATTGCGGCATCACGATGGAGAACAACGTCACGCAGTTCTACATGGGAACCCCCAGCGGTGGCTTGAATAGCGATTTCGAATACGCGCGGCACGGCGATTATGTGATGAACTTCGACTTCGGCAAGATGGGAGTTCAGGAGGGACTGTTCCTGAAACTGAGAGCGGAACATCGGACGGGCGATTCGGTGTCACGGAACACCGGAGCAATAATGCCAGCGACGATTGAAGCCGACCTTCCGGTCCCCGACAGCGACCACGTCTACCTGACCAACGTCCTGTTGACCCAAGCCTTGTCCGAGAGCTTCATCGTGTTCGCGGGCAAGATGGACACCCTGGATGGCGACGCCAACGCGTTCGCACACGGCCGCGGCATCCGCCAATTTTCGAACATGGCGTTCGTCAGTTCGTCGCTCGCGCTTCGCACCGTTCCCTATTCGACACTGGGCGCCGGATTCGCCTTCCTGCACGAAGGGAGCCCCCTGCTGAGCTTCCTGGTCATCAACCCGACCGATACCGCGAACACCAGTGGATTTAGCGAACTGTTTCGTGACGGAGTCACCCTGTCGAGCGAACTTCGCGTGCCGACAAACTTCTTCGGGCTTCCCGGCCATCAATTGATCGGCGGAACTTGGAGCAGTCGCGATTACGTCGAATTGGGCCAGGACCCACGCGTGATCTTGCCAAACATTCCGATCGCTCGCGAATCCGGATCGTGGTCGGCCTATTGGAACTGCGACCAGTACCTCGTATCGGACAGCCGCAACCCATCGCGGGGATGGGGCTATTTCGCTCGGGCTGGAGTCGCCGACCGCGACACGAATCCACTCGGATACTTCTTGTCGGCTGGACTCGGCGGATCGAGCCCATTGGCCTGCCGCGAGCACGATTCGTTTGGCGTCGGGTACTACTATGCCGGTACCAGCGACAAAATTGGGGCGTTGCTCGAAGCGGTCGAGGGACCGATCGGCGATGGCCAGGGAGTTGAATTGTTCTACAACGTCGCTGTGACGCGGGCCATCACGTTCACTCCCGATTTTCAAGTCCTCAAGCCAGCCCGAGAATCGATCGACACCGCAGTTGTTGCCGGAGCACGGATGAACATTGCGTTCTAG
- a CDS encoding BBP7 family outer membrane beta-barrel protein: MGLLNAPTGLRLPIGWIAFLVLCTIGVTAFAQSPAQPGLGAEMWRPYRKPGTAVPNRDSQPTKPQTSDELPRRLVNDPFADELSDDDLVTDDYAAITQEIFTGDDDDRQQARIAMASHEEAIADKDRLPQEPAPFQIPPGLNVPAVPKIVYFGEPKGEVVRASFDPVLIEPIEGEIYSHEGPIDNGCPNCGGQCGATGLNYCQATWTFGAEYLLWSMSGYDVPALVTSSTAGTPRTEAGILGEPNTRVLFGDQTLAEGSRSGARFSLSRVLDPSGMKSVELSYFFLGKSSDSFSANSDGAGILARPFFSVEPGATGPNAELVAFPGLLEGNISVTASSELQGGGLVAYQVISRSDCRQIRLFAGYNYYELEESLQIQDFKRTLDASLGLAVGTTVAEQDQFSTDNQLNSFVLGADLMARHRRLTVGLMMKMGLGNTNTKATLSGQTTTTVPLAGGDDVNSVNTGLLVLDTNRGVYEGNEFTMIPQLGIDVGYQLTRGWSAHLGYDFIYWSRVIRPGDQVDTNLNLSQLAAGGIDGVPAPAMPWKISDLRIHALDFGLQFAY; the protein is encoded by the coding sequence ATGGGGTTGCTTAACGCACCCACCGGCCTCCGGTTGCCCATCGGCTGGATTGCGTTTCTGGTCCTCTGCACAATCGGCGTCACAGCGTTCGCCCAGTCGCCGGCGCAGCCCGGGCTCGGCGCCGAGATGTGGCGTCCGTATCGCAAGCCGGGTACTGCGGTCCCCAACCGCGACAGCCAGCCGACCAAGCCACAAACGAGCGACGAATTGCCACGTCGCTTGGTCAATGATCCGTTCGCCGACGAACTGTCGGATGACGATCTGGTTACCGATGACTATGCGGCGATCACGCAGGAGATCTTCACGGGGGATGACGATGATCGCCAGCAAGCTCGGATCGCAATGGCTTCCCACGAAGAAGCGATCGCGGACAAGGATCGCTTGCCGCAAGAGCCCGCGCCATTTCAGATCCCTCCGGGATTAAACGTTCCCGCGGTTCCCAAGATCGTCTATTTCGGAGAACCGAAAGGGGAGGTTGTTCGCGCCAGCTTTGATCCGGTTTTGATCGAACCGATCGAGGGCGAAATATATTCGCACGAAGGGCCGATCGACAATGGATGCCCCAATTGCGGAGGCCAGTGCGGCGCTACGGGACTCAATTATTGCCAGGCGACCTGGACTTTCGGTGCCGAATATTTGCTCTGGTCGATGTCGGGATACGACGTTCCTGCGTTGGTTACCAGCAGCACTGCAGGGACACCGCGAACCGAGGCGGGGATCTTGGGCGAACCGAACACACGGGTTCTGTTCGGCGACCAAACGCTCGCCGAGGGTTCGCGATCGGGGGCCCGATTTTCGCTCAGCCGCGTGCTCGATCCCAGCGGGATGAAGTCGGTCGAATTGAGCTATTTCTTTTTGGGAAAGAGCAGCGATTCGTTCAGTGCTAACAGCGATGGGGCAGGGATTTTGGCGCGACCCTTCTTCAGCGTCGAACCGGGGGCGACCGGCCCCAATGCCGAACTGGTAGCATTCCCCGGCCTGCTGGAAGGGAATATCTCGGTCACCGCCAGCTCGGAACTGCAGGGGGGCGGCCTAGTCGCATACCAAGTGATTTCTCGCAGCGATTGTCGACAAATCCGACTGTTCGCCGGATACAACTACTACGAACTCGAAGAATCGTTGCAGATTCAAGACTTCAAGCGGACGCTCGACGCCTCGTTGGGACTCGCCGTTGGAACGACCGTCGCCGAACAGGATCAATTCAGCACCGACAACCAATTGAACAGCTTTGTCTTGGGGGCCGATCTGATGGCCCGCCACCGTCGCTTGACCGTCGGGTTGATGATGAAAATGGGGCTCGGCAATACGAATACCAAGGCAACCCTGTCGGGACAAACGACGACGACGGTTCCGTTGGCTGGGGGCGACGACGTGAACAGTGTCAACACCGGGCTGTTGGTTCTGGATACCAATCGCGGCGTCTACGAAGGCAACGAATTCACGATGATCCCTCAATTGGGGATCGATGTCGGTTACCAACTCACCCGTGGCTGGTCGGCGCACCTCGGATACGACTTCATTTATTGGAGTCGCGTGATCCGACCGGGGGACCAAGTCGACACAAATTTAAACCTCAGCCAATTGGCGGCTGGCGGAATCGATGGTGTCCCGGCCCCGGCAATGCCTTGGAAAATCAGCGATTTGCGGATTCACGCCCTCGATTTTGGGTTGCAGTTCGCATACTGA
- a CDS encoding citrate synthase yields MSTATNGEATTTGTARLSVGDTQIEMPVIEGTEHERAIDISKLRGETGLITIDEGFVNTGSTTSSITYLDGENGILRYRGYPIETLAKNCDFVETSYLLIYGELPNAEQLAAFRSSIRKHTMIHEDMRSFYNGFPRDAHPMAILSSVVGALSTFYQDSLDPHDAKEVEISIHRLLAKLPTIAAYSYKKSVGQPFPYPNNALTYCENFLEMMFGTPAEDYHPDPDFVKALNLLLIVHADHEQNCSTSTVRIVGSSNANLFASISAGICALWGPLHGGANEACVNMLQQIADDGGDVEKYVRMAKDKTDGFRLMGFGHRVYKNRDPRAIIIKEACDTLLAKMDIKDPLFDVAQRLEEVALQDPYFVERKLYPNVDFYSGVIYRAIGIPVQMFTVLFAMGRLPGWIAHWVEMHNSPGARIGRPRQIYTGPTQREFVPIENR; encoded by the coding sequence ATGAGTACGGCGACTAACGGCGAAGCAACAACAACCGGAACGGCTCGATTGAGCGTTGGCGATACTCAAATCGAGATGCCCGTAATCGAAGGGACCGAACACGAGCGAGCGATCGATATCAGCAAGCTGCGTGGTGAGACGGGCCTGATTACGATCGATGAAGGTTTCGTAAATACCGGCAGCACGACCAGTTCGATCACCTATCTCGATGGCGAGAACGGAATCCTGCGTTACCGCGGCTATCCGATCGAGACATTGGCGAAGAACTGCGACTTTGTTGAAACCAGTTATCTGTTGATCTACGGCGAATTGCCCAATGCCGAGCAATTGGCGGCGTTCCGGTCGTCGATCCGCAAGCACACCATGATCCACGAGGACATGCGTTCGTTCTACAACGGGTTCCCGCGCGACGCGCACCCGATGGCGATCCTGTCGAGCGTCGTGGGGGCGCTGTCGACGTTCTACCAAGATTCGTTGGATCCGCACGATGCGAAAGAGGTCGAGATTTCGATCCATCGCCTGTTGGCCAAACTGCCAACAATCGCGGCTTACAGCTACAAGAAGTCGGTTGGCCAGCCGTTTCCTTACCCAAACAACGCGTTGACCTACTGCGAAAACTTCTTGGAGATGATGTTCGGTACCCCCGCCGAAGACTATCATCCCGATCCCGATTTCGTGAAGGCGCTCAATCTGTTGTTGATCGTCCACGCCGATCACGAACAGAATTGCAGCACATCGACCGTTCGCATCGTCGGCAGCAGCAATGCGAATCTGTTCGCTTCGATCTCCGCCGGTATCTGTGCCCTTTGGGGACCGTTGCACGGTGGTGCCAACGAAGCTTGTGTGAACATGCTGCAACAGATCGCCGACGATGGTGGCGATGTGGAGAAGTACGTCCGGATGGCCAAGGACAAGACCGATGGCTTCCGTCTGATGGGCTTTGGCCACCGCGTTTACAAGAACCGCGATCCGCGAGCGATCATCATCAAGGAAGCTTGCGACACGCTGCTGGCGAAGATGGATATCAAGGATCCGTTGTTCGATGTCGCACAACGATTGGAAGAGGTCGCGCTGCAAGATCCTTATTTTGTGGAACGCAAGCTCTACCCGAACGTCGATTTCTATTCCGGCGTGATCTATCGTGCGATCGGTATCCCCGTGCAGATGTTTACCGTGTTGTTTGCGATGGGACGTCTGCCCGGTTGGATCGCTCACTGGGTCGAAATGCACAATTCGCCCGGCGCACGCATCGGTCGTCCGCGCCAGATCTATACCGGCCCGACGCAACGCGAATTCGTCCCGATCGAAAATCGCTAG
- a CDS encoding PIN/TRAM domain-containing protein: protein MSLLLLRAVFLLVAGGISALINYAVQAANSSLQVTTPAWVPWANLAIVMGLALAVIAIDVFVPSKRIDAISSVYFGLLVGVLLTYVLTIALAPLLAEHYQTPVRLVTGMVLCYICISLLLQTKDDFRFIIPYVEFVREVKGFKPLILDTSVVIDGRIEDLVSTGIFDNQLIMPRFALSELQGIADSSDKLRRARGRRGLDVLNRLRANDAVDLQIFDRDLPEFAGQAVDLKLVLLAKHLEGKVVTGDFNLNKVAKIHNVPVINLNEIANSLKPMYLPGEQFQLKVIKAGEGQDQGIGYLEDGTMVVVEGGRDKIAKELMVTVTSTLQTSAGRMIFTRHDV from the coding sequence ATGAGTCTGCTTCTTCTACGCGCCGTCTTCCTCTTAGTGGCTGGCGGTATTTCCGCTCTGATCAATTATGCTGTTCAAGCGGCAAATTCATCGTTGCAGGTGACGACGCCCGCTTGGGTGCCTTGGGCCAACTTGGCGATTGTGATGGGCTTGGCACTGGCGGTGATCGCGATCGATGTGTTTGTTCCCAGCAAACGGATCGATGCAATTTCATCGGTCTATTTTGGCTTGCTGGTCGGCGTACTGCTGACGTATGTGCTGACGATCGCTCTTGCGCCGCTGTTAGCGGAGCATTATCAGACGCCGGTCCGTTTGGTGACGGGGATGGTGTTATGTTACATCTGTATCAGTCTGTTGTTGCAGACCAAAGATGATTTTCGGTTCATCATCCCGTACGTCGAATTTGTTCGCGAGGTGAAGGGATTCAAGCCGCTGATCTTGGATACCAGCGTGGTCATCGATGGCCGGATCGAAGATCTGGTCAGCACGGGGATCTTCGACAACCAATTGATCATGCCGCGGTTCGCCTTGAGCGAATTGCAGGGGATCGCTGACAGCAGCGACAAATTGCGTCGCGCCCGCGGCCGTCGCGGTCTCGACGTGCTCAACCGTCTGCGAGCCAACGACGCCGTCGATTTGCAGATCTTCGATCGCGATCTTCCCGAATTTGCGGGGCAGGCTGTCGATTTGAAGTTGGTGCTGCTGGCCAAGCATCTCGAAGGCAAGGTAGTCACCGGCGACTTCAACTTGAACAAAGTCGCCAAAATTCACAACGTGCCGGTGATCAACCTAAACGAAATTGCCAACTCGCTGAAGCCGATGTATCTGCCAGGCGAGCAGTTCCAATTGAAGGTGATCAAGGCGGGAGAAGGCCAGGATCAAGGGATTGGATACTTGGAAGACGGCACGATGGTCGTTGTCGAAGGGGGCCGCGACAAGATCGCCAAGGAATTGATGGTGACCGTGACCAGCACGTTGCAAACCAGTGCCGGTCGGATGATCTTTACGCGGCACGATGTCTGA
- the dgt gene encoding dGTP triphosphohydrolase → MNDSVPLPADRENRLLASYAMHGEDSLGRKHPEPTHPYRGPFQRDRDRILHCSAFRRLAGKMQVFTGDMGDYHRTRLTHTFEVASIARTIGRVLRLNEDLIEALALMHDIGHPPYGHCGEDVLDDCMRQAGGFSHNQFALTIVEDLEQRFNRFSGLNLSAEVLAGQNARANKHQTENVAAPLLEVQVVDAADSMAYDAHDIDDAVQLGLLTIEDLAKVRLVDRALRSIESKYGNLPPKQLRPALVHELVDLQVSHFLEYNVPRIHAAEGKTAAEVREEGLRVEEEDLFTSERRELEKFLFDNIYRHARLLEIRRSAGQRLEQLHERLVKEPNRLPLRFRQRASGIGPIRAVGEYIAGMTDRFCDVQHEFLFSGAGPLADW, encoded by the coding sequence ATGAATGACAGTGTGCCTCTTCCCGCGGACCGTGAGAACCGATTGTTAGCCAGTTATGCGATGCACGGCGAGGATTCGCTGGGGCGCAAACATCCCGAGCCGACGCACCCGTATCGAGGTCCCTTTCAGCGCGATCGCGATCGGATCTTGCATTGTTCCGCCTTTCGCCGGTTGGCTGGAAAGATGCAAGTTTTTACCGGCGACATGGGCGATTATCATCGCACGCGTTTGACGCATACGTTTGAGGTCGCGTCGATCGCGCGCACGATCGGCCGCGTGTTGCGGTTGAACGAAGATTTGATCGAGGCGTTGGCCTTGATGCACGACATCGGCCATCCGCCCTATGGCCACTGTGGCGAAGACGTTCTGGACGATTGTATGCGGCAGGCGGGCGGGTTTTCGCACAACCAGTTCGCGTTGACGATTGTCGAAGACTTGGAGCAGCGTTTCAATCGCTTCAGCGGTCTCAATCTGTCGGCAGAAGTCTTGGCCGGGCAAAACGCTCGGGCCAACAAGCATCAAACCGAAAACGTTGCGGCACCGCTGTTGGAAGTGCAGGTGGTCGATGCGGCCGATTCAATGGCTTACGATGCCCACGATATCGACGACGCGGTGCAATTGGGGCTGTTGACGATCGAGGACCTGGCCAAGGTGCGGTTGGTCGACCGAGCGCTGCGTTCGATCGAATCGAAGTATGGAAATCTGCCTCCGAAACAGTTGCGGCCGGCGTTGGTTCACGAATTGGTCGATCTGCAGGTCAGCCATTTTCTGGAATACAACGTCCCACGGATCCATGCCGCCGAAGGGAAGACGGCGGCGGAGGTGCGGGAGGAAGGCTTGCGGGTCGAGGAGGAAGATCTGTTCACCAGCGAGCGGCGCGAACTGGAAAAGTTTCTGTTCGACAACATCTATCGCCACGCCCGCTTGTTGGAGATCCGGCGCTCTGCCGGTCAGCGGTTAGAGCAATTGCACGAGCGGTTGGTCAAGGAACCGAATCGCTTGCCGCTGCGTTTCCGACAGCGAGCTTCCGGGATAGGGCCGATCCGCGCGGTTGGCGAATACATCGCCGGGATGACCGATCGGTTTTGCGATGTGCAACACGAATTCTTGTTCTCCGGTGCCGGCCCACTGGCCGATTGGTAG
- a CDS encoding peptide ABC transporter substrate-binding protein has translation MIWALSFTSLPPADFAFQNGDDVKTLDPARATGEPEHKILQALFEGLLRSVPTGPVDENGLQSVEVVPGMADLPEISEDGRTYTFHLRDGMKWSNGTPVTAGDFAWSWQRVLHPETAAEYASQLYYVVGGKEYNTAELNIGDRVEAELRDRPASPDPLQPFPRGTVLHGILKSLDKPDRPEIDDETSEEGKSLLADWENSWVYTVDVKPQTDAGIDWDAQGDLRRFTRQTDIPSDQQGELESVHQVLIDFANFGGVETPDDQTLIVRLNEPTPFFSYLTGFYTLFAVNPACVEKYGAPAWTKAENMVCNGPYELEFRRIRDRIRLRKNKYYWNSDAVELDRIDAYSVKSQTTALNMYLKDQLHWASDVPLSVIEEIQQRDDAKVGVSLAVYFYRLNTTRKPLDDVQVRRALNLAIDKQQIVSEVTRAGQIPAQSIVPPYLTQYQSPEGESYDPERARELLAEAGFPGGRGMPTLSILYNTSESHRAIAEVIQQQWQNNLNVKASLENMEWGTYLDKVFTMDFTIARGGWNGDYPDPNTFLDMWTTGNSHNSTGWSSPEYDELIARSQAASGQERMDLLRQAESIFLKDLPVIPLYFYTRTNLFSPQYAGFEPNVMDQHPLHLIRKRDSTDE, from the coding sequence GTGATCTGGGCACTGTCGTTTACATCGCTGCCGCCGGCCGATTTCGCCTTTCAAAATGGCGATGATGTCAAAACGCTCGATCCCGCTCGGGCCACCGGGGAACCGGAGCACAAGATCTTGCAGGCGTTGTTCGAAGGCCTGCTGCGATCGGTACCGACGGGGCCCGTCGATGAGAACGGGTTGCAATCGGTCGAAGTGGTTCCTGGGATGGCCGATCTGCCGGAGATCTCCGAGGATGGTCGAACGTACACGTTCCATCTGCGCGATGGCATGAAGTGGTCCAATGGCACCCCGGTCACCGCTGGCGATTTCGCTTGGTCGTGGCAACGGGTTTTGCATCCAGAGACCGCCGCCGAATACGCTTCCCAGCTTTATTACGTTGTTGGCGGCAAAGAATACAACACGGCGGAGCTGAATATCGGCGATCGTGTCGAGGCGGAATTACGCGACCGTCCGGCGAGCCCCGATCCGCTGCAGCCGTTTCCGCGGGGGACGGTTTTGCATGGCATTCTCAAATCGCTCGACAAGCCCGATCGACCGGAGATCGATGACGAGACGAGCGAAGAAGGAAAGTCGCTGTTGGCCGATTGGGAAAACTCTTGGGTTTACACGGTCGATGTGAAACCGCAGACCGATGCGGGAATCGATTGGGATGCCCAGGGGGACCTTCGCCGCTTCACCAGGCAGACCGACATCCCAAGCGATCAACAGGGGGAACTCGAATCGGTGCACCAGGTGCTGATCGATTTTGCCAATTTTGGCGGCGTGGAAACTCCCGATGACCAAACGTTGATCGTCCGGTTGAACGAACCGACTCCCTTCTTTTCGTACCTAACCGGTTTCTACACGCTGTTTGCGGTGAATCCCGCCTGCGTCGAAAAGTATGGTGCGCCGGCGTGGACCAAGGCGGAGAACATGGTTTGCAACGGCCCTTATGAATTGGAGTTCCGCCGGATTCGGGATCGGATTCGGTTGCGTAAGAACAAATATTATTGGAATTCCGACGCGGTCGAACTCGATCGCATCGATGCCTACAGCGTCAAATCGCAGACGACGGCGTTGAACATGTATCTCAAAGATCAACTGCATTGGGCGTCGGATGTGCCGTTGTCGGTGATCGAAGAGATCCAGCAACGCGACGATGCGAAGGTTGGGGTTTCGCTGGCGGTCTATTTCTACCGTCTCAATACGACCCGCAAGCCGTTGGATGACGTGCAGGTTCGCCGGGCGTTGAACCTGGCGATCGACAAGCAACAGATTGTCAGTGAAGTGACGCGGGCTGGCCAGATTCCCGCGCAAAGCATCGTCCCACCCTATCTAACGCAGTATCAGAGTCCCGAAGGGGAATCGTACGATCCCGAGCGTGCTCGCGAGTTGTTGGCCGAAGCTGGTTTTCCAGGGGGGCGTGGGATGCCAACGCTTTCCATTTTGTACAACACCAGTGAATCGCATCGCGCGATCGCCGAAGTGATCCAACAGCAATGGCAGAACAATCTGAACGTCAAGGCATCGTTGGAGAACATGGAATGGGGAACGTATCTCGACAAAGTCTTCACCATGGACTTTACGATCGCGCGAGGTGGTTGGAACGGCGATTATCCCGATCCGAATACGTTTTTGGACATGTGGACGACGGGCAACTCGCACAATAGCACGGGGTGGAGCAGTCCTGAGTACGACGAATTGATCGCCCGTTCGCAAGCGGCCAGCGGCCAGGAGCGGATGGATCTACTGCGGCAAGCGGAGTCGATCTTCTTGAAGGATCTGCCCGTGATTCCGCTCTATTTTTATACTCGCACGAATCTGTTCAGCCCGCAGTACGCCGGCTTCGAACCGAACGTGATGGACCAACATCCGCTGCACCTGATCCGCAAACGCGACAGTACCGATGAATGA